From Camelina sativa cultivar DH55 chromosome 5, Cs, whole genome shotgun sequence:
tttctctctgataTATTATTACTTATGAGCCATTTCATTGgtataagtaataataaaaagagcAAATCCACATAGATCCAAATACAGTTAAATACATATAAtcgattatgaaaaaaatactaTCGAATCAGAACCCCCGTCATTGGTCTCATAATCATGCTCATATTTAAAACAGATTAGTGAGAAATTACGAAAAGCCCAagcaaataagaaacaaaaaaatgatcgTAAACCATTTTCAGTTGATAAGAATAGCAGATAAATCGATCATTTGTTTGATGCATCTTCATAACGATAAaatctgaaatatatattttgctgaatatatatatatatatatgtgcaaaactgaaaatatctatataagaaggaaatatagaattttttttttttggttttgggggcATGTAGTTACTAAATTCCAAActacaaataatttaaattaattagatcaaaaaaacaaatgaatacaTGTGTCAGATATACAACATGCCAAGTGTCATCTCCTtaacaaaagttgagaaaaaccttctcatattatataagattttatatatttatttttgtgcaaaactgaaaatatctatataagaaggaaatatataaatttttttttggttttgggagCATGTAGTTACTAAAGTCCAAActacaaataatttaaattaattagatcaaaaaaacaaatgaatacaTGTGTCAGATATACAACATGCCAAGTGTCATCTCCTtaacaaaagttgagaaaaaccttctcatattatataagattttatatatttatttttgtgcaaaactgaaaatatctatataagaaggaaatatagaattttttttttttggttttgggggcATGTAGTTACTAAATTCCAAActacaaataatttaaattaattagatcaaaaaaacaaatgaatacaTGTGTCAGATATACAACATGTAAAGTGTCTatctccttagcaaaagttgaaaaaaaccttctcatattatataagattttatatatttatttttgtgcaaaactgaaaatatctatataagaaggaaatatataaatttttttttggttttgggagCATGTAGTTACTAAAGTCCAAACTAcagataatttaaattaattagatcaaaaaaacaaatgaatacaTGTGTCAGATATACAACATGTAAAGTGTCTatctccttagcaaaagttgaaaaaaaccttctcatattatataagatatatgtcAATGTTGTTTCAGTTTGTAAGATCTTCGAAAGTTCAAGTGTTCATTTGGTTTTACCATTTAGGAGGTGTTCCCGTTGGatttaaatagtcaaatttTGACTCTTATGAATCTTCTAAACACgaaaaaccttaaaaatagTCACTTGAAACAAACTACTTTTTGAGTTCTTGAATCGCTAGGAATTATTTACAGAGGTGAAATGGCGCAAACCCATacacttaaaaaaattaacagagtTGCGCTCATTCCTCCATATCTGTTTGTTACTTTCTACAGATGCATCCAAATTTCTTTATACCTCTTCTCCTTTCGCTCATTCCAATCCAATACCGAGTTCTTCAGAATCCATTAACGCACCAGATGCCTTATGTTCTTCATCAATCGGGAGTGTACGTTTTGAGCCATCCAGCGCAACACCAAGAACAATGTTCTCCTCTAGCGAAGAACTGGTACCTGATCCACCACCATCTCGAGCTTTCGAATCTCCACTGCTCTTTTCAGTcccttgttttgcttttgatttcaaTGTCTGCTCTGTTGCACCTTCGCCATCAGAAACTTCATCCTTCTCTGCTTTATTTGAATCTCCCacgctctgtttcttcttttcttctgacTTTTGTGCTACCAGCTGGTCGGATGTTGAGGTTGGTGAACCCTTAGTGTCTGTACTGGAGTTGAAACCAAGAGCCActttctgtttctcttttttgcCGTTATTTTCTGTTTCAGCCTTGGTTTCCAATCGTTCTTCTTGAAGGTCCTTCTCTTCACTCTTTGGCATTGAGTTGGGTGAGGAAGACTTTGTGTTGTCATCGCTGTTGATTTTATAGGATGGCTCAATCAACATGAGTCGACGGTTCATCGCTGCTTGGTTGAAAATGATGTCTGAAAATCCTGCACTGTCCACCTCAGCCTCATTACGCATCCTCTGTACTGTTCGAATGGGAGTTGCTAGACGTGCCCCGTGATGCCTTATTACTGTAAGAAGATCCAAGAGCACTGCTTCCTGTTCAAAAATACAAATGTCTATGACATTTTATAAGGTTCATCATAAGATTCCATAATGATACATACATATCCATATGATATGCGGACAAACACATTCAGAAACATAAGCACATGTGACTCGGGCACCGATGCTCGGAGATGCACAAAAGTACACAAAACGGTGACTTGCGAaagtgatgaaaaaataaacatgTCAAACTGATCATACTAATTTAGTGTTGCATGTCATGTGTGGTATGAACACGTAGAGTGACATACAAACAATatgaattattttaattagCAGACAAAGAGACACACTCCAGGATGAAAGATGTGTATTGAGTTAACTTTAACATACCTTAACACACAGGTATTCTTCAAAACGTGAAGTCTTTACAAAACAGGATATTAGGATCTGCAAAAAAATCAGATACAGATATTACATCTGAAACAGGATGTTACCGTGAAACAGACATATTAAATGTTGACGGAAGGCATCTTCTTACCCTCAGAGCTTGGTTCTCTGGATCTATATTGTCCAAAAATACTCTTCTGTGTATCTTTTGCTGCTCGATTTGAGGATTTTTAGACAACACCTTGCGCATATCAGCCACAATATTCTGTAATGTTGAAAAATTATACAACAACTTGTCACATTGAACAAGCCAGCAGACTTAAATAAAAGTCCAGGGATAAAGCATGTGTAAATCTCACATTAATTTTGCTGACATCAAGATGACTGATGGCAAGATGTGTTTTGATGCGCCAATGCGTCTTCTGAGTAAGATTTCTCACAATATTTACACTGAACTGGTGGTTTGGAATATGAACTGCTTCACGGTCATCACCTCTGATAACTGTAGGTGACCACCAACCGACGTGCTGAAAAAGAAGCGAAGTCAAACTTTAGACGAAAAATCATCTCTCATAAAGGAACTACTAAGCCAGTGAcgtgaaaacaataaaaaaaaaatcaatctaatGCAGCCAgtggtaacaaacataattgacAAATTAACAGACCTCCACTGTACCAGAAACTTCATAGCCTCCTATCTTGGTCTGGATCCACTCATTCAGAACAAAGGGCCGTGTCGCATGAATCATAATGCTTGATAGAAAGTTTGTAAGTATCTGCATCATCCACAAAAGGTATTGTTGTCTCATCGTAAAAAAAANNNNNNNNNNNNNNNNNNNNNNNNNNNNNNNNNNNNNNNNNNNNNNNNNNNNNNNNNNNNNNNNNNNNNNNNNNNNNNNNNNNNNNNNNNNNNNNNNNNNNNNNNNNNNNNNNNNNNNNNNNNNNNNNNNNNNNNNNNNNNNNNNNNNNNNNNNNNNNNNNNNNNNNNNNNNNNNNNNNNNNNNNNNNNNNNNNNNNNNNNNNNNNNNNNNNNNNNNNNNNNNNNNNNNNNNNNNNNNNNNNNNNNNNNNNNNNNNNNNNNNNNNNNNNNNNNNNNNNNNNNNNNNNNNNNNNNNNNNNNNNNNNNNNNNNNNNNNNNNNNNNNNNNNNNNNNNNNNNNNNNNNNNNNNNNNNNNNNNNNNNNNNNNNNNNNNNNNNNNNNNNNNNNNNNNNNNNNNNNNNNNNNNNNNNNNNNNNNNNNNNNNNNNNNNNNNNNNNNNNNNNNNNNNNNNNNNNNNNNNNNNNNNNNNNNNNNNNNNNNNNNNNNNNNNNNNNNNNNNNNNNNNNN
This genomic window contains:
- the LOC104787255 gene encoding mechanosensitive ion channel protein 3, chloroplastic — translated: MMQILTNFLSSIMIHATRPFVLNEWIQTKIGGYEVSGTVEHVGWWSPTVIRGDDREAVHIPNHQFSVNIVRNLTQKTHWRIKTHLAISHLDVSKINNIVADMRKVLSKNPQIEQQKIHRRVFLDNIDPENQALRILISCFVKTSRFEEYLCVKEAVLLDLLTVIRHHGARLATPIRTVQRMRNEAEVDSAGFSDIIFNQAAMNRRLMLIEPSYKINSDDNTKSSSPNSMPKSEEKDLQEERLETKAETENNGKKEKQKVALGFNSSTDTKGSPTSTSDQLVAQKSEEKKKQSVGDSNKAEKDEVSDGEGATEQTLKSKAKQGTEKSSGDSKARDGGGSGTSSSLEENIVLGVALDGSKRTLPIDEEHKASGALMDSEELGIGLE